The following nucleotide sequence is from Microbacterium arborescens.
CGCGCATCAGGTGGGCGAGCGCGTGGTTGCGGTCGCCGAGCAGGTGCTCGCTGCGCGAGACGTCGTCGTCGACCTGGAGCGCACGGCCCGCGAATGCCGAGAGTCCCGTCACGATCCTGGCAGCACGTTCCTCGGGACCGTCACCGTCGACGAGAGCGCACGTCAGGATCGCGCCGGCGTTGACCATCGGATTCGGGGGTCGTCCCGTGCCGCTCTCGAGCTTGATCGCATCGAACGCCTCACCCGTCGGCTCGATGCCCAGGCGATCGAGAGCGCCCCCGTCGGTGTCGGCGAGGGCGAGCGCGAAGAGGAACGGTTTGACGGCCGACTGGATGCTGAAACGCTTCGTACCGTCGGCCGACGAACGGACCGAGCCATCGGGCAAGGCGAGAGCGATCGCGCACAGGTGTTGGTCGGCTCCGGCGAGCTCGGGGATGCTCGTGGAGCGTTCGCCGGCCCGTTCGGGAAGGAGCCGCCGACGCAACGCGTCGAGGTCGTATTCGCGGGGATCGTCGGCTGCGCTCACGTGGTCAGGCGTCCAGGTCGTCGACGCCCGGCATCCAGGCGACGCCCGGACGACCCCATCCGCGCTTCTTCGCGATCTTCTGCGTCGTCTTCCAATCGGAGTCGTCGAGACGATCGATGTAGAGGATGCCGTCGAGGTGATCGAACTCGTGCTGCATGATGCGGGCGCGCCAGCCGTCGACGCGGATCTCGACGGGGGAGCCGGTGAGGTCGGTGCCCGTGACGAGAACCTCGTCGGAGCGGCGCAGCGGGAACCGTTCGCCGGGGAAGGAGAGACAGCCCTCCGACTCGTCGTCGGGGTCGGGGGAGCCGGGCTCGAGCGGGCGCATCCAGAGCTCGGGGTTGATGATCTCACCGCGCCACGCCTGACCGTCGTCGTCTTGGTACGTGTAGACATAGATGCGCAGGCCGACGCCCACCTGGGGCGCCGCGAGCCCGACTCCGGGGGCGGCGTCCATCGTGTCGTACATGTCCGTCACGAGCTGACGGATCTCGTCCGTGATCTCGGTGACGGGCTCGGCGGGGGCGTGCAACACGGGGTCGCCCATGATGCGAATCGGAAGAACGGGCACGTTGCGAGCCTAATCGAGCCCGCATCGCCGTTATGGTCGATAGGTGATTCCGTTTGTCGCGTCCCTCGATGACGTCACCGATCAGCTGATCGGAGTCTTCCGCGAACCCAGAATCCTCATCGGAATCCCGCTCGCGCTGCTCGGCGCCGTGTTCATGTCCTTCGGGGCGCTCTACCAGCACCGGGGTGTGCAGAAGGTCGAGAGGCTCACCAACTCGTCCGGCAGCGCGGGCCTGAACGGTTCGCAGCTGCTGAGCCTCCTCAAGCGTCCGTCGTGGGTGGTCGGCACCGTCATGCTGGGTCTGGCGATCGTGTGCCAGCTCGCCGCCCTCACCTTCGCCCCGCTCATCCTCGTGCAGCCGCTCGGCGCCATCTCGCTCGTCATCACCACTCTGCTCAATGCGCGGATCACGGGCGTCAAGCCCACCCGACGGTCGGTCCTCTCGATCATCCTGTGCGTCGGGGGCATCCTCGCGTTCGTCACGGTTGCGGCGCTCGTCGCAACAGAAGAGCCGATCGACCAGGGACAGCTCATCACGATCCTCGCCCTGCTCGCCGGCGTGCTGCTCATCTCGGCAGTGGTCTGGATGCTCGTACGCAAGGGGGCGAAGCCGCTCTTCTACATCGCAGCCTCGGGCATCATCTACGGCTTCGTCGCGACCCTGGCGAAGGTCGTCATCTCCCGCATCCAGAACGGCGACTTCGAGTGGCTGACGCTGCTGTGCCTCGTCGGTCTGATCACGGCCACGGCGGTCGGGGCCTACTTCGTCCAGACGGCCTACTCCGTCGGTCCGCCCGATCTCGTGATCGCAGGCCTCACCGTCATCGACCCGATCGTCGCCGTCATCATCGGCATCGTCATCCTCCGCGAGGCAGCGACGGCACCCTGGCCGGCGTTCGTCGGATTCGTCGTCGCGGGTGCCATCGCGGTGTACGGAGTCACGTCCCTCGCGCGGAACCACCCCCAGGTCGTGCTCGACAGTCAGCAGCTGCCGATACCGCGGGGCAGCAAGGGCCGTCTCCGCGACGACGACTGAGCCGCGGCACCGACGCCGTGCGGTCCGCGCGCTAGGCTCGTTACGACAGGGGGCGGTGGCCAAGCTGGTCAAGGCAGCGGGCTCATAACCCGACGATCGTGGGTTCAAGTCCCACCCGCCCTACACGCGAATGGCCGCCCGCGGGCGGCCATTCGCATGCGGAGGTGTGCGGCGTCAGGGGTGCGTGATCGCGGGGTCCTGCGGGAAGCCGGTGTTGTCGTCGCCGGCCTCGAGATCGATGTCACCCCGGTCGGAGCCGGCGCGCGCCGCATCGGCCTTGACCTCGTCGCTGGCGGCATCGGTCGGTGCGGCGTCGTCGGCGTGCGCGTCATCGGCGTCGCGGTGGTGGGGAGTGCTGTCGGACATGCGGCATCCTTTCCTCGGTATGTGACGTCCAGCCTGTCGGCCGCCTCCTCCGCGGGGAAGGCGCTTGACATCGGATGGCGGTCAAAATCGTGACACGGTTGTGATTCTCCAGGTTCGTACGCGATAATCGACGCCATAACCGAACAACGCCGGCATCCGGGCTCAGGTCGTAGGGGAAGACGTACCTGATGAAACGGAGAAGTCATGGCGACACCACAGGCGCGTGGAGTGATCTTCATCCACTCCGCGCCACGCGCGTTGTGCCCGCACCTCGAGTGGGCGGCAGGACGCGCGCTCGGCCGCGCGGTCAGCTTCGACTGGGAAGACCAGCCGGTGCTCGACGGCAGCCGCCGCGCGGAGTTCTATTGGGAAGGCCCCGCCGGAACCGGTGCTGCGCTCGCGACCGCGATACGCGGCTGGGAGCATCTGCGATTCGAGGTGTCGGAAGATCCGACGCCGCGCAGTGACGGGGGGCGGTGGATGCACACGCCGAGCCTCGGCATCCACTACGCCCAGACCGATGCGTCGGGCAATGTCGTGATCGGCGAGGACCGCATCCGCTACGCCGTCGAGATCGCGGCCGGCGACGCCCGTGAGCTCCAGCGCGAGCTCGACGTCGCCCTCGGGGCAGCCTGGGACGAAGAACTCGAGCCGTTCCGTCACGCAGGCGACGACGCTGCCGTCGTGTGGCTCCACAAGGTCGGCTGACACGCGACCACACAGACCCAGTCGGCCCGTGCGTCCGTACCGAGCCCCGGTGGAATGATCCCGGGGGACGGGAGCACGTACGGGACGGCTGACCCGAAAAAAGAACAGGCCCCCGCAGAGCGCGTCCGCGGGGGCCTGTTTCGTCGGTAGCTGCGGTTCAGGCCGATCGGAACGCGACGACCGCGTTGTGGCCGCCGAAACCGAACGAGTTGCTGATCGCCAGGAGGTCACCCTCGCCGAGGCTCTGGGTCTCACCCGACACCCGGAACGGGACGGCCGGGTCCTGCTCGCTGATGTTGATCGTCGGCGGCGCGATGCGCTCGCGCAGGGCCAGGATCGTGAAGATCGCCTCGAGTGCCCCGGTGCCGCCGAGCAGGTGACCGGTCGACGCCTTGGTCGCCGAGACGGGAATCTCGTCGATGCGGTCGCCGAAGACGTTGCGCAGCGCCTGGTACTCGTTGGGGTCGCCGACCGGCGTCGAGGTCGCGTGCGCGTTGATGTGCGCGACGTCGTCGGGCGAGGCGTCCGCCTGCTCGAGAGCCGCGCGGACCGCGCGCGATGCTCCCGCGCCCTCGGGGTCGTTGGCCGTGATGTGGTACGAGTCGGCGGTGACGCCGCCGCCCACCGCGTAGGCGTAGATCTTCGCGCCTCGAGCCTTGGCGTGCTCCTCGGTCTCGAGGATGAGCACTCCGGCGCCTTCGCCCATGACGAAGCCGTCGCGGTCGACGCTCGTCGGACGCGAGGCGGTCGCCGGGTCGTCGTTACGACGCGACAGCGCCTGCATCGACGAGAACGACGCCATCGTGATGGGGTGGATCGCCGACTCGGTGCCACCCGCGATGACGATGTCGGCGAGACCGTCCTGAATATGCTCGATCGCGTTCACGATCGACTCGGTGCTCGACGCGCACGCGCTCGCCACGGTGCGGGCGAACGCACGTGCACGGAAATGCAGCGACAGGTTGCCCGCGGCGGCGTTCGGCATCAGCATCGGGACCGTCATCGGGAGAACCCGGCGCGGCCCCTTCTCGCGAAGCGTGTCCCACGCGTCGAGCAGGGTCCACACCCCGCCGATGCCGGTCGCGAAGTCGACGCCGAGACGCTCGGGATCGACGTCGGGGCTGCCGGCATCCGCCCAGGCCTCCATCGCCGCGACCATCGCGAACTGCGACGCCGGGTCGAGGCGCTTGGACACGGGGCGCTCGAGCACGGTCTCGGGTCGCACGATCGCCTCGGCGGCGAAGTGGACCGGGATCTGGTACTTCTCGACCCACTCGTGCTCGAGTGTGCGCGCGCCGGAACGGCCGGCCAGCAGGCCATCCCAGCTCTCGGGCGCGGTGCCGCCCAGGGGCGACGACGCTCCGATTCCGGTGACGACGATTCGCGGGGTGCTCATGGATCTCCTCGGTGGAACCCCGGCGGGGGCGTGTGCCCCCGCCGGTGGGGGTTACGCCTGGTTGGACGTGATGTAGGTGACGGCGTCGCCGACGGTCTTGAGGTTCTTGACCTCTTCGTCGGGGATGGTGACGCTGAACTTCTCCTCGGCGTTGACGACGATCGTCATCATCGAGATCGAGTCGATGTCGAGGTCGTCCGTGAACGACTTCTCCAGGGCGACCTCGTCGGCCGAGATGCCGGTCTCGTCGGTGATGAGCTCGGCGAGTCCTGCGAGGACCTCGTCGTTGCTGAATGCCATGGGGTTTCTCCTTGTTATCTCTGGACCGACCCGGACGCGGGCCGCTGTTCAGTCTAGGTGCGGGGGCCCGCCCGATCAGGGAAGGACGACTACCTGCGCGCCGAAGACGAGCCCCGCCCCGAAGCCGATCTGGAGGGCCAGACCGCCGCTCAGCTCGGGGTTCTCCTCGAGCAGGCGGTGCGTGGCGAGCGGGATGGACGCCGCCGACGTGTTGCCGGTGGTCTCGATGTCGCGACCGATCGCGACGGTCTCGGGCAAGCCGAGCTGCTTGGCGAACTCGTCGATGATGCGCATGTTCGCCTGGTGCGGGATGAACGCGGCGAGGTCGCCTGCCTGAATGCCCGCTTCTTCGAGCGCGCGGCGGGCGACCTTGACCATCTCCCAGACGGCCCAGCGGAACACCGTCGGTCCCTCCTGGCGCAGCGTCGGCCACGGTGCGGTGCCGTCGCGGAATTCCACGAGCGTGTGGTTCATGCCGACCGCGTCGGCCTTGGACCCGTCCGAGCCCCAGACGGTCGGGCCGATGCCCGGGGTATCGCTGGGACCGATGATCGCGGCGCCTGCGCCGTCGCCGAGCAGGAACGAGATCGTGCGGTCGGTCGGGTCGACGATGTCGCTGAGCTTCTCCGCGCCCACGACGGCGACGTAGCGTGCCGCGCCGGCGCGCACCAGCGCATCGGCCTGCGTGACCCCGTACGAGAAGCCGGCGCACGCCGCGTTGACGTCGTAGGCCGCCGCGGGGTTCGCCCCGACGCGGTCTGCGACGATCGCCGAGACCGACGGCGTCTGCTTGGGGTTCGAGATCGTCGAGACGATCACGGCGTCGACCTGATCGGCGGGCACGCCGCTGCGCCGGATGGCCTCGGCCACGGCGTCGGCGGCGAGGTCGATGACCGTGGTGTCCTTATCGGCGCGGACGCGGGTCACGATGCCGGTTCGCTGGCGGATCCACTCGTCACTCGAGTCGATGGGGCCGACGAGGTCGTCGTTCGGCACCGCGTTCTGGCCGCGCGCGGCGCCGTAGGCGTAGATGCGGGTGTGGGCGGGGCCGGTGGCCTGGCGAATGGCGGCGGTCATGCGGCACCTCCGGAGATGAGAGCGGATGCGGCGGCGAGGTCGTCGGGGGTCTTCACGGCGACCGAGGGCACACCGCGCAGAGCGCGCTTCGCGAGACCCACGAGGGTGCCGGCGGGCGCGAACTCGATGATGCCGGTCACCCCGTGCTCGGCGAACGAGGACATGCAGAGATCCCAGCGCACGGGTGAGGCGACCTGAGTGACCAGCCGGTCGAGCGCCTCGCGGCCGTCGCTGACGACGGCGCCGTCGCGGTTTGACCACAGGGTGAGGGCGGGATCGCTCACGGAGGTCGCGGATGCCGCCTCGGCGAGCGTCTCGACCGCCGGTGCCATGTACCGCGTGTGGAACGCGCCGGCGACCTGCAGGGGGATGACCCGGGTCGACGCGACCGGCTCGGCGGCGAGGTCGGCGAGGGCGTCGAGAGCGCCGGCGGCGACGATCTGGCCGCCGCCGTTGTAGTTGGCCGGAGTGAGGTCGAGTTCGTGGAGGCGAGCGACCACCGCATCCTGATCTCCGCCGAGGACGGCGCTCATACCGGTCTGCTCGCGCGTCGCGGCATCCGCCATGGCGCGGCCACGGAGGCCGACCAGCCGCATCGCGTCGTCGTCGCGGAGCACGCCGGCCGCCGCGAGTGCGGCGATCTCGCCGACGGAGTGGCCGGCTACACCGGCGGGACGCGCAGCTTCACGCACGAGCGCGTCGTATGACAGCAGGCTCGCGGCGACGATGAGCGGCTGCGCCACGGCGGTGTCGCGGATGCGGTCGGCATCCCATTCGGTGCCGGCGGCGACGAGGTCGACTCCGGCGAGGTCGGAGTAGCGCTCGAGGCGCTCGCGCGCGCCCTCCAGCTCGAGCCACGGGGCGAGGAAGCCGGGGGACTGCGACCCCTGCCCGGGGAACACGGCGATGATCACTGTTACATCCTTCCAAGTTCAGCAGCTCGACCGCTGGCGACGATGTCACAACAATGCGGCGAACCTTTGTGTCGACCGTACAGTCGACGATCGTGAGTGCGGCTCCGGCTCTCCGGCTGCGTGTCGTCAGCTCCGGCGCGACTGCGGCGTACGCCGCCTCGTGAGGTCGTTGCCGATGGAGCCCAGGATGAGTGCGGTCTGCAGGATCAGCGCCTCGCGAGGGCCGGTGGCGTCCCATCCGATGACGTC
It contains:
- the glsA gene encoding glutaminase A — its product is MSAADDPREYDLDALRRRLLPERAGERSTSIPELAGADQHLCAIALALPDGSVRSSADGTKRFSIQSAVKPFLFALALADTDGGALDRLGIEPTGEAFDAIKLESGTGRPPNPMVNAGAILTCALVDGDGPEERAARIVTGLSAFAGRALQVDDDVSRSEHLLGDRNHALAHLMRDEGTLEATADDAVAVYARACAVLVDAEILAVMGATLAMGGVNPVTGERVVSARIARDVVAVMATCGVYDGSGRWMRAVGVPAKSSVSGAIVMSAPGTLGAAIVSPPLDELGTSVRGRIGAEALSADLGLHLFG
- the def gene encoding peptide deformylase, whose amino-acid sequence is MPVLPIRIMGDPVLHAPAEPVTEITDEIRQLVTDMYDTMDAAPGVGLAAPQVGVGLRIYVYTYQDDDGQAWRGEIINPELWMRPLEPGSPDPDDESEGCLSFPGERFPLRRSDEVLVTGTDLTGSPVEIRVDGWRARIMQHEFDHLDGILYIDRLDDSDWKTTQKIAKKRGWGRPGVAWMPGVDDLDA
- a CDS encoding DMT family transporter, with translation MIPFVASLDDVTDQLIGVFREPRILIGIPLALLGAVFMSFGALYQHRGVQKVERLTNSSGSAGLNGSQLLSLLKRPSWVVGTVMLGLAIVCQLAALTFAPLILVQPLGAISLVITTLLNARITGVKPTRRSVLSIILCVGGILAFVTVAALVATEEPIDQGQLITILALLAGVLLISAVVWMLVRKGAKPLFYIAASGIIYGFVATLAKVVISRIQNGDFEWLTLLCLVGLITATAVGAYFVQTAYSVGPPDLVIAGLTVIDPIVAVIIGIVILREAATAPWPAFVGFVVAGAIAVYGVTSLARNHPQVVLDSQQLPIPRGSKGRLRDDD
- a CDS encoding DUF3145 domain-containing protein, yielding MATPQARGVIFIHSAPRALCPHLEWAAGRALGRAVSFDWEDQPVLDGSRRAEFYWEGPAGTGAALATAIRGWEHLRFEVSEDPTPRSDGGRWMHTPSLGIHYAQTDASGNVVIGEDRIRYAVEIAAGDARELQRELDVALGAAWDEELEPFRHAGDDAAVVWLHKVG
- a CDS encoding beta-ketoacyl-[acyl-carrier-protein] synthase family protein, yielding MSTPRIVVTGIGASSPLGGTAPESWDGLLAGRSGARTLEHEWVEKYQIPVHFAAEAIVRPETVLERPVSKRLDPASQFAMVAAMEAWADAGSPDVDPERLGVDFATGIGGVWTLLDAWDTLREKGPRRVLPMTVPMLMPNAAAGNLSLHFRARAFARTVASACASSTESIVNAIEHIQDGLADIVIAGGTESAIHPITMASFSSMQALSRRNDDPATASRPTSVDRDGFVMGEGAGVLILETEEHAKARGAKIYAYAVGGGVTADSYHITANDPEGAGASRAVRAALEQADASPDDVAHINAHATSTPVGDPNEYQALRNVFGDRIDEIPVSATKASTGHLLGGTGALEAIFTILALRERIAPPTINISEQDPAVPFRVSGETQSLGEGDLLAISNSFGFGGHNAVVAFRSA
- a CDS encoding acyl carrier protein, coding for MAFSNDEVLAGLAELITDETGISADEVALEKSFTDDLDIDSISMMTIVVNAEEKFSVTIPDEEVKNLKTVGDAVTYITSNQA
- a CDS encoding beta-ketoacyl-ACP synthase III — protein: MTAAIRQATGPAHTRIYAYGAARGQNAVPNDDLVGPIDSSDEWIRQRTGIVTRVRADKDTTVIDLAADAVAEAIRRSGVPADQVDAVIVSTISNPKQTPSVSAIVADRVGANPAAAYDVNAACAGFSYGVTQADALVRAGAARYVAVVGAEKLSDIVDPTDRTISFLLGDGAGAAIIGPSDTPGIGPTVWGSDGSKADAVGMNHTLVEFRDGTAPWPTLRQEGPTVFRWAVWEMVKVARRALEEAGIQAGDLAAFIPHQANMRIIDEFAKQLGLPETVAIGRDIETTGNTSAASIPLATHRLLEENPELSGGLALQIGFGAGLVFGAQVVVLP
- a CDS encoding ACP S-malonyltransferase gives rise to the protein MIIAVFPGQGSQSPGFLAPWLELEGARERLERYSDLAGVDLVAAGTEWDADRIRDTAVAQPLIVAASLLSYDALVREAARPAGVAGHSVGEIAALAAAGVLRDDDAMRLVGLRGRAMADAATREQTGMSAVLGGDQDAVVARLHELDLTPANYNGGGQIVAAGALDALADLAAEPVASTRVIPLQVAGAFHTRYMAPAVETLAEAASATSVSDPALTLWSNRDGAVVSDGREALDRLVTQVASPVRWDLCMSSFAEHGVTGIIEFAPAGTLVGLAKRALRGVPSVAVKTPDDLAAASALISGGAA